A genomic region of Chryseobacterium sp. KACC 21268 contains the following coding sequences:
- the cmk gene encoding (d)CMP kinase: MTKKPVIAIDGFSSTGKSSISKIIAKDLGLIHMDTGALYRGITYFALQNCINDDQSINIEKLISDLPDINLEFQNVDGELQLFLNGKNINREIRFPQVSDNVSQVAKEAEVRNFLLETQRVIAEKGGIIMDGRDIGTVVLPDADYKFFMTASQDERARRRFLELELAGENIDIETVKQNLITRDKIDSEREVSPLKQADDAILIDNTNINKEETIALILSYIKKF; encoded by the coding sequence ATGACAAAAAAACCGGTTATCGCAATCGACGGATTTTCATCCACAGGAAAAAGTTCCATTTCTAAAATCATTGCAAAAGATCTAGGCCTCATCCATATGGATACAGGTGCTCTTTACAGGGGCATTACTTATTTTGCACTTCAAAATTGTATTAATGATGACCAATCAATTAATATAGAAAAATTAATTTCTGATCTTCCCGATATCAATCTTGAGTTTCAAAACGTTGATGGTGAACTTCAACTATTTCTTAATGGGAAAAATATTAATAGAGAAATCAGATTTCCACAGGTTTCAGACAATGTAAGCCAGGTTGCTAAAGAAGCTGAGGTGAGAAACTTCTTGTTGGAAACCCAACGCGTTATTGCAGAGAAAGGTGGAATTATTATGGACGGTAGAGATATCGGGACAGTTGTTTTGCCGGATGCAGATTACAAATTTTTTATGACAGCAAGTCAGGATGAACGTGCCAGAAGACGCTTCCTGGAACTTGAATTGGCAGGTGAAAATATAGATATAGAAACGGTCAAACAAAATCTGATTACAAGAGACAAAATCGACAGTGAAAGAGAAGTTTCTCCTCTGAAACAAGCTGATGACGCTATCTTAATTGATAATACCAATATCAATAAAGAAGAAACAATTGCCTTAATTTTGTCCTATATCAAAAAGTTTTAA
- a CDS encoding YtxH domain-containing protein — translation MSKKSNSAAVLAALLAGAATGVILGLLYAPEEGKETRKKIKDKANDLKDKAVDEYGKTSEVVKDKYSEVSHNVKDKYNSLSSTFKETAQNVASTVKDSYDKYKDQIVSKTSDVVKDVETELDGLK, via the coding sequence ATGTCAAAAAAATCAAATTCAGCAGCAGTATTAGCTGCATTGTTAGCAGGAGCAGCAACTGGTGTAATTTTAGGATTGCTATATGCACCTGAAGAAGGTAAGGAAACCAGAAAAAAAATCAAGGATAAAGCTAACGATCTAAAAGATAAAGCCGTTGACGAATATGGCAAAACTTCTGAAGTTGTAAAAGACAAATATTCTGAAGTTTCTCACAATGTGAAAGACAAATACAACTCTTTATCTTCAACTTTCAAGGAAACAGCTCAGAACGTTGCTTCTACTGTTAAAGATAGTTATGATAAATATAAGGATCAGATTGTTTCTAAAACATCTGACGTAGTAAAAGATGTAGAAACTGAATTGGACGGTTTGAAATAA
- a CDS encoding phosphoribosyl-ATP pyrophosphatase, with protein MATKYTNLDELRSEKRLLKQEIGELEDILTFKSKKDSLSVMTSGLTDKFLKETVNEEGEKSLSLDTQNIMREISSGMKETASRKNVLNLANDSVKSGLLETTIKMGTVALVSNFAKKSVMNKNWKRKAVGLALVYLAPYALRFIRKKLDEYQKNQTASSLEKLI; from the coding sequence ATGGCAACTAAATATACTAATCTTGATGAACTAAGAAGTGAAAAAAGACTTCTGAAACAGGAAATAGGAGAGTTGGAAGACATTCTGACTTTCAAAAGTAAAAAGGATAGCCTGAGTGTAATGACAAGTGGCCTGACAGACAAATTCCTGAAAGAAACGGTAAACGAAGAAGGGGAAAAATCGCTTTCTTTGGATACTCAAAATATTATGAGAGAAATCTCTTCCGGAATGAAAGAGACTGCATCCAGAAAAAATGTTCTAAATTTGGCAAATGATAGCGTTAAGTCCGGATTGCTGGAAACAACAATCAAAATGGGAACTGTTGCGCTGGTAAGTAATTTTGCAAAAAAAAGTGTGATGAATAAAAATTGGAAAAGAAAAGCAGTCGGTTTGGCATTGGTGTATCTTGCACCGTACGCATTGAGATTCATTAGAAAAAAATTGGATGAATATCAGAAAAACCAAACAGCATCCAGCCTGGAAAAATTAATCTAA
- a CDS encoding RNA methyltransferase, which translates to MLTAHTIKTIQSLDKKKYRQKYNLFLVEGNKIIKELPNSNYEIENLYSTDPENIIFKTQEIHKILPNDLKKISFLQHPKDSVAVCKIPENKYLKEVSIQLILDGIQDPGNLGTIIRLADWFGIEQIVCSNDTVDIYNPKVIQATMGSFLRVNIFYTDLDDYLKEYEFPIFGTDMNGENIYETKFPEKFSLVFGNEGNGLRPSTEDLISTMITIPRFGRSQSTESLNVSMSAGIILGEIFSKK; encoded by the coding sequence ATGCTTACGGCTCATACTATAAAGACTATACAATCTCTGGACAAAAAGAAATACAGGCAAAAATACAATTTGTTTTTAGTTGAGGGTAATAAAATTATAAAAGAACTTCCCAACTCTAATTACGAAATTGAAAACCTATATTCCACAGATCCGGAAAATATTATTTTCAAAACGCAGGAAATTCATAAAATCTTGCCCAACGATCTGAAAAAAATAAGTTTTCTACAGCACCCGAAAGATTCTGTGGCCGTTTGTAAAATTCCGGAAAATAAATATTTGAAGGAGGTTTCGATTCAACTAATTTTGGACGGAATTCAGGATCCTGGAAATCTGGGTACGATTATCAGACTGGCAGATTGGTTTGGTATAGAGCAGATCGTCTGCAGCAATGATACCGTGGATATCTATAATCCAAAAGTAATACAGGCAACGATGGGTTCTTTTTTGAGAGTCAATATCTTTTACACAGACCTTGATGACTATCTAAAGGAATATGAATTCCCAATCTTCGGGACAGATATGAATGGGGAAAACATTTATGAGACAAAATTTCCGGAGAAATTTTCTTTGGTTTTCGGAAATGAGGGAAATGGATTAAGACCTTCCACGGAAGATCTTATTTCCACTATGATTACCATCCCAAGATTCGGAAGATCACAGTCCACAGAAAGTCTGAATGTCTCTATGTCTGCCGGAATCATTTTAGGGGAGATATTTTCTAAAAAATAA
- a CDS encoding BamA/TamA family outer membrane protein, translated as MSRKHSNKYFQKYHIFYYSAILSVILYACNVTKKVPDGEFLLTKNKFEFTDGKVLADELPDMVAQKPNKKTLVVVPLGLMFYNAANPKYDTILKEYMTYPSEMRNQKLRDSLFVKYNHPEYVGKNLFWNRFFHTVGNAPVIFSDAKTKQSVKSINNRLINRGYWDAEVKTTVDKDSAAKKAEVEYIITHKDPTYIKDYYYNIPDPNIRWIYESRLDKSLVRKGQILDETVLEKEITRINDLMKDSGYYKFNNDNQDIYFVADSLKSRKDVPLVMSIHKDSADTPYRKATIGKIKVSVVRNGNDTKLPLKDSIRGINIFRKDSAYRANALWLPITLRPGEVYKQTNLDLTRRNLIAMNNFTILKASDELRKEGTAAERDSIIDVEYLLKPLPKYEFSYATDIHYSQILNFGFSPSVDLTTRNVFGGAENLVTSFSGIVGTTKDPKDPNAFFNAYELSAQASLQFPRLLVPFKNYWKLVPKRYSPTTSLNLGASVQNNIGLGRINFNTGLSYYANVNDGKVQHRLTLFNTQLSLTQNKDRYYDYFPADNEYRENIFNLYAVNHPEILTSGYSYDQISAIVLQDTGFITNLLASDSGLLYNYMQSIYNKERQTQDVIISSIIYNFTYNEIGKKDYVNPFSFTGKVEIAGNFLNMITKKEENYLVYGNTKTIFKIPFSQFIKFDLDYRKYFTFFNDRAKPHTLAFRQFVGIGIPYGNSSEMPFVRSYFNGGAYDIRAWVAFGGLGPADSQLDERVRSYAMDNVKLTTSVEYRLPLTDTFEAALFTDAGNIWGLKDNGFGDQFKFKKFISQMGIGSGFGIRMNIAYVNLRLDMAYKIHDPNRPEGEKWVIDKIKPLQPTINFAIGYPF; from the coding sequence ATGAGCCGTAAGCATAGTAACAAATATTTTCAAAAATATCATATATTTTATTACTCCGCAATTTTAAGTGTGATTTTGTATGCATGTAATGTGACCAAAAAAGTACCTGACGGAGAATTTCTTCTTACAAAAAACAAATTTGAGTTTACAGATGGTAAAGTTTTGGCGGACGAATTACCAGATATGGTGGCGCAAAAACCAAATAAGAAAACACTTGTAGTTGTTCCATTGGGACTGATGTTCTACAATGCTGCCAATCCCAAATATGATACGATTCTGAAAGAATATATGACTTATCCTAGTGAGATGAGAAATCAGAAACTTAGGGACTCATTATTTGTGAAGTACAATCATCCCGAATATGTTGGGAAGAATCTTTTCTGGAATCGTTTCTTTCATACAGTAGGAAACGCTCCGGTCATCTTCAGTGATGCAAAAACTAAACAGAGTGTCAAGAGTATCAATAATAGATTGATCAACCGAGGCTATTGGGATGCGGAAGTTAAAACAACTGTGGATAAAGATTCAGCTGCGAAAAAGGCCGAAGTAGAATATATTATTACTCATAAGGACCCTACCTATATAAAAGATTATTATTACAATATTCCTGATCCCAACATCAGATGGATTTACGAAAGTCGATTAGACAAAAGCCTTGTGAGAAAAGGTCAAATTCTAGATGAGACTGTTCTTGAAAAAGAAATTACGAGAATTAATGACCTGATGAAGGATTCAGGTTATTATAAATTTAATAATGACAACCAGGATATCTATTTCGTAGCAGATTCCTTGAAGAGTAGGAAAGATGTTCCATTAGTAATGTCTATTCACAAAGATTCTGCTGATACACCATACCGGAAAGCAACTATTGGAAAAATAAAAGTCTCTGTCGTGAGAAATGGAAATGATACCAAACTTCCGTTGAAAGACAGTATCCGAGGCATTAATATCTTCAGAAAAGACAGCGCATACAGAGCAAACGCCCTATGGTTGCCAATAACCCTGCGACCGGGTGAAGTCTACAAGCAGACAAATTTGGATTTGACCAGAAGAAATCTGATTGCGATGAATAATTTTACAATTCTAAAAGCTTCTGACGAACTGAGAAAAGAAGGAACCGCAGCAGAAAGAGACAGTATCATAGATGTGGAATATCTTTTGAAGCCGCTTCCAAAGTACGAATTCAGCTACGCTACGGATATTCATTATTCTCAGATTCTTAATTTTGGTTTTTCTCCATCGGTAGATCTTACAACAAGGAATGTCTTCGGAGGAGCAGAAAATTTAGTTACAAGTTTTTCAGGAATTGTGGGTACTACAAAAGATCCAAAAGATCCCAATGCCTTCTTCAATGCTTACGAATTGTCTGCACAGGCTTCATTACAGTTCCCAAGATTATTGGTGCCATTTAAGAATTATTGGAAACTTGTGCCCAAAAGATATTCGCCTACCACTAGTCTTAATCTTGGTGCATCTGTTCAAAACAACATTGGTCTTGGAAGAATCAATTTTAATACGGGACTCAGCTACTACGCAAATGTAAATGATGGAAAAGTACAGCATAGGTTGACCTTGTTTAATACCCAGTTAAGCCTTACCCAGAACAAGGACCGATATTACGATTACTTCCCGGCTGACAATGAATACAGGGAAAATATATTTAATCTGTATGCAGTAAATCATCCTGAAATTCTTACCTCAGGATATTCCTACGACCAGATTTCTGCAATTGTATTACAAGATACAGGCTTTATTACCAATCTTCTGGCTTCCGATAGTGGTTTGCTGTACAATTATATGCAGTCAATTTACAATAAGGAGCGCCAGACGCAGGACGTTATTATTTCTTCTATCATTTATAATTTTACTTACAATGAGATTGGTAAGAAGGATTATGTCAATCCATTTTCATTCACGGGAAAAGTTGAGATTGCTGGTAATTTCCTTAATATGATTACCAAAAAAGAAGAAAACTATCTGGTTTATGGTAATACGAAAACCATCTTCAAAATTCCTTTCTCTCAGTTCATTAAGTTTGATTTGGATTACCGTAAATATTTTACATTCTTTAATGACAGGGCAAAACCACATACTCTCGCTTTTAGACAGTTTGTAGGAATCGGAATTCCTTATGGTAACTCCAGCGAGATGCCTTTTGTGAGATCTTATTTCAATGGAGGCGCGTATGACATCAGAGCTTGGGTCGCTTTCGGAGGATTGGGTCCGGCAGATTCTCAGTTAGACGAGAGAGTAAGGTCTTATGCGATGGACAACGTGAAACTTACGACAAGTGTAGAATATCGTTTGCCTCTCACAGATACTTTCGAGGCAGCATTATTTACGGATGCGGGGAATATCTGGGGGCTCAAGGATAATGGTTTCGGAGATCAGTTCAAATTCAAAAAATTTATCAGCCAAATGGGTATTGGTAGTGGTTTTGGTATCAGGATGAATATAGCCTATGTGAATTTACGATTAGATATGGCTTATAAAATACACGATCCAAATAGACCAGAAGGTGAAAAATGGGTGATTGATAAAATCAAGCCTTTGCAGCCAACGATTAACTTCGCAATCGGTTATCCATTCTAA
- a CDS encoding polyketide cyclase has protein sequence MRFLKFIIIIILCLFGVYSISMNFVDESKSFVHHSEIAYPVDKVFPQFNNLQNFTAWNDFFSGKDDISYSFFTPYEGLGSSMKFSDKTNDDFGDLFIRYSNANRTLRYQLFEGESENPYLIDVKFIPAGNKTKLIWNIHTPKRSYLERSLNLVAEDFFVENIDKSMKNLFSHLGNKVDKDQQLASIKYDSVMVENQEGGILLGVNVSTRNTKEIIFKNVLMNHNKVLNFVKSDLGKKDDEIGVPVLLTNPANLKDKEMSYFYGVPLSKRVSVSDNNFNFQTLNASKVYVIYFQGNYNSRIKNVQELLKKAKKDTLRNGQLMEEFLEEPTDVQDVKLKLSLPVYR, from the coding sequence ATGCGTTTTCTCAAATTTATTATCATCATTATTCTCTGTTTATTTGGAGTCTATTCAATCTCTATGAATTTTGTGGATGAAAGCAAAAGTTTCGTTCATCATTCCGAGATTGCATATCCTGTTGACAAGGTTTTTCCTCAGTTTAATAATCTACAGAACTTCACTGCCTGGAATGATTTCTTTAGTGGAAAAGATGATATCAGTTACAGTTTTTTCACACCCTATGAAGGCTTAGGCAGCTCGATGAAATTCTCCGACAAGACGAATGATGATTTCGGAGATTTGTTTATTAGATATTCTAATGCAAACCGAACTTTGCGATATCAGCTCTTCGAAGGAGAAAGCGAAAATCCTTATTTGATTGATGTGAAATTCATACCAGCAGGCAATAAGACCAAATTAATCTGGAACATTCATACACCAAAAAGAAGTTATCTGGAAAGATCACTCAATTTAGTAGCAGAAGATTTTTTTGTGGAGAATATTGATAAAAGTATGAAGAATCTATTTTCACATTTAGGAAATAAAGTGGACAAAGATCAACAGTTAGCCTCCATCAAATATGACAGCGTGATGGTGGAAAATCAGGAAGGCGGAATACTTCTTGGGGTTAACGTAAGTACCAGAAATACAAAAGAAATCATTTTCAAAAACGTATTGATGAATCACAACAAGGTCTTGAATTTCGTCAAATCTGATCTTGGGAAAAAAGATGATGAAATTGGTGTGCCGGTTTTACTAACCAATCCAGCCAATCTCAAAGATAAAGAGATGTCATATTTTTATGGCGTGCCTTTATCAAAAAGAGTCTCCGTCAGCGATAATAATTTCAATTTCCAAACTCTGAACGCTTCAAAAGTTTATGTGATCTATTTTCAAGGAAATTATAACAGCAGGATAAAAAACGTCCAGGAACTGCTGAAAAAGGCGAAGAAAGACACACTCAGAAACGGACAGCTTATGGAAGAGTTCCTCGAAGAACCAACTGACGTTCAGGATGTAAAACTGAAATTATCTCTGCCAGTTTACCGCTAG
- a CDS encoding 2-oxoglutarate dehydrogenase E1 component produces MDKFSFLNAVHAQLIDDMYAQYQKYPDSLEPSWKSFFQGFDFALENYGDDEPVSAAPSGSAPVQYAQQAVTNNAVSEDISKEFKVVNLIEAYRSRGHLFTKTNPVRERRFYFPTLDIENFGLSKEDLNKKFNSATQTGMPGPATLQEIITHLQNIYCDSIGVEYMHIQNVEEKKWIMEWVNVNENHPTLSAQEKTEILFKLNQAVAFENYLHTKFVGQKRFSLEGGESLIPALDQLITRSSQLGVDEVVLGMAHRGRLNVLTNVFQKSYKQIFSEFEGKEFEEDVFSGDVKYHLGSSKKITTANGEEVRINLTPNPSHLETVAALVEGICRAKVDNTYKDDYSKVLPIVIHGDGAIAGQGIVYEIAQMMNLEGYKTGGTVHIVVNNQVSFTTNYTDARSSVYCTDIAKVTDSPVMHINADDVEAVVHAIRFAADFRAKFGKDVYIDLLGYRKYGHNEGDEPRFTQPNLYKLISKHQNPREIYKDLLIKENVVSDEVLSKMEKEFKALLDENFDASKEIERNTMDVFMKDDWTDFPIGGKGCVSNSNVDTTYDLEKLKELAVKISTLPADKKFINKITRLFENRVKMVENNSLDWAAGELLAYATLLTEGYNVRLSGEDVERGTFSHRHAVVKTEDTEEEYIPLRHINEQRFDVYNSHLSEYGVLGFDYGYAMAAPKTLTIWEAQFGDFTNGAQIIVDQYLVAAEEKWKIQDGLVMMLPHGSEGQGAEHSSARLERFLTLAANENIIVANITSPANYFHLLRRQMKFGFRKPLVIMTPKSLLRHPKVVSPLEDLATGSFQPILDDPTADPAKVERLVLCTGKLYYDLLAKKEELNDDKVALVRLEQVYPLNFEKVQAIFDKYNNKKDLIWAQEEPENMGAWSFILRNFRDTNIQLISPVASGTPAPGSHKMFEKNQTKIINSVFQCNDEPVKRPVTA; encoded by the coding sequence ATGGATAAATTTTCATTTCTAAATGCTGTACATGCTCAATTAATTGATGATATGTATGCGCAATACCAAAAATACCCCGATTCTCTTGAACCTTCTTGGAAGTCTTTTTTCCAAGGTTTTGACTTCGCTTTAGAAAACTATGGCGATGATGAGCCGGTTTCTGCAGCGCCTTCTGGTTCTGCTCCTGTTCAATATGCTCAGCAAGCCGTTACGAATAATGCGGTTTCAGAAGATATTTCAAAGGAATTTAAGGTAGTGAACCTGATCGAGGCTTACAGGTCTAGAGGTCACCTTTTTACCAAAACAAATCCAGTAAGAGAAAGAAGATTTTATTTCCCTACGCTTGATATAGAAAATTTCGGATTGTCTAAAGAAGATCTGAATAAGAAATTCAATTCTGCAACACAAACCGGAATGCCTGGACCTGCGACTTTGCAGGAAATCATTACGCACCTTCAGAACATCTATTGTGATTCTATCGGTGTGGAATATATGCACATCCAGAATGTAGAGGAGAAGAAGTGGATTATGGAGTGGGTAAACGTTAATGAAAACCATCCAACGCTTTCTGCTCAAGAAAAAACTGAAATTCTTTTCAAACTAAACCAAGCGGTAGCATTTGAAAATTATCTTCACACAAAATTCGTAGGTCAAAAACGTTTCTCTCTCGAAGGAGGCGAATCTTTGATTCCAGCTTTGGATCAATTGATTACAAGATCTTCTCAATTAGGCGTTGACGAAGTTGTGCTTGGAATGGCTCACAGAGGACGTCTGAATGTTTTGACTAATGTTTTCCAGAAGTCTTATAAACAAATCTTTTCAGAATTTGAAGGAAAGGAATTTGAGGAAGATGTATTCTCAGGTGATGTAAAATACCACTTGGGTTCTTCTAAAAAAATTACTACAGCAAACGGAGAAGAAGTTAGAATTAACTTAACGCCGAATCCATCGCATTTAGAAACTGTAGCTGCCCTTGTAGAAGGAATCTGCAGAGCAAAAGTTGATAATACATACAAAGACGATTATTCTAAAGTTCTGCCAATCGTGATCCACGGAGACGGTGCTATTGCCGGTCAGGGTATTGTTTATGAAATCGCTCAGATGATGAATCTGGAAGGTTACAAAACGGGCGGAACAGTTCACATTGTTGTGAATAATCAGGTTTCTTTTACCACCAATTATACGGATGCAAGATCTTCTGTTTACTGTACAGATATTGCAAAAGTGACAGATTCTCCGGTAATGCACATCAATGCTGATGATGTAGAAGCTGTAGTTCACGCAATTAGATTCGCTGCAGATTTCCGTGCGAAATTTGGTAAAGATGTTTATATCGATCTTTTAGGATATAGAAAATATGGTCATAACGAAGGTGATGAACCAAGATTTACTCAGCCAAATCTTTATAAATTAATCTCAAAACACCAAAATCCAAGAGAAATCTACAAAGATCTTTTGATTAAAGAAAATGTTGTTTCTGACGAAGTTTTGAGCAAAATGGAGAAAGAATTCAAAGCCTTGCTTGATGAGAATTTTGACGCTTCAAAAGAAATCGAAAGAAATACAATGGACGTTTTCATGAAAGACGACTGGACAGATTTCCCAATCGGTGGAAAAGGTTGTGTTTCAAATTCTAATGTCGATACAACTTACGACCTTGAAAAATTAAAGGAACTTGCAGTTAAAATCTCTACACTTCCTGCAGACAAAAAATTCATTAATAAAATTACCCGTCTTTTCGAAAACAGAGTGAAGATGGTGGAAAATAATTCTTTGGATTGGGCAGCAGGAGAGTTGTTGGCTTATGCAACACTTCTTACGGAAGGATACAACGTTAGACTTTCCGGAGAAGATGTGGAAAGAGGAACGTTCTCTCACCGTCACGCAGTTGTAAAAACTGAAGACACTGAAGAAGAATATATCCCATTAAGACATATCAACGAACAAAGATTTGATGTTTACAATTCACATCTTTCAGAATACGGAGTTTTAGGATTTGACTATGGTTATGCTATGGCTGCTCCTAAAACATTGACAATCTGGGAAGCTCAGTTTGGTGATTTTACAAACGGTGCTCAGATCATTGTTGACCAATATTTGGTTGCTGCTGAAGAAAAATGGAAAATCCAGGACGGTTTGGTAATGATGTTGCCTCACGGATCTGAAGGTCAAGGTGCAGAACACTCTTCTGCTAGACTGGAGAGATTCCTGACGCTTGCTGCAAATGAGAATATCATCGTTGCAAATATCACTTCTCCAGCTAACTATTTCCATTTGCTGAGAAGACAAATGAAATTCGGATTCAGAAAACCATTGGTGATCATGACGCCAAAATCATTGTTGAGACATCCAAAAGTAGTTTCTCCATTAGAAGATCTTGCAACAGGAAGCTTCCAGCCAATTTTGGACGATCCAACAGCAGATCCAGCAAAAGTGGAAAGATTGGTACTTTGTACTGGTAAGCTATATTACGATCTACTTGCTAAGAAAGAAGAATTGAATGATGATAAAGTAGCTTTGGTAAGACTTGAGCAAGTTTATCCTTTAAATTTTGAAAAAGTTCAAGCCATCTTTGATAAATATAATAACAAAAAAGACTTGATCTGGGCTCAGGAAGAACCTGAAAATATGGGAGCTTGGAGTTTCATCCTAAGAAACTTCCGTGATACCAATATCCAGTTGATCTCTCCAGTTGCCAGCGGAACGCCAGCGCCAGGAAGTCACAAGATGTTTGAGAAAAACCAGACGAAAATCATCAATTCTGTTTTTCAATGTAACGATGAGCCTGTAAAAAGACCAGTTACAGCTTAA
- the odhB gene encoding 2-oxoglutarate dehydrogenase complex dihydrolipoyllysine-residue succinyltransferase yields the protein MSILEMKVPSPGESITEVEIATWLVQDGDYVEKDQPIAEVDSDKATLELPAEQSGIITLKAEEGEVVQVGQVVCLIDMDAAKPEGSAAPAAEKPKEEPKAEEKKEEPAPTPKAEAPKTETYAAQTPSPAAKKILDEKGIAPSQVSGSGRDGRITKDDAVTASVPAMGSASGGNRGTSTTKLSVLRRKIAARLVSVKNETAMLTTFNEVDMSEIFRIRKQYKEEFAAKHGIGLGFMSFFTKAVTRALKLYPDVNASIDGDFKTNYDFADISIAVSGPKGLMVPVLRNAENMSLRGVEANIKDLALKVRDGKITVDEMTGGTFTITNGGTFGSMLSTPIINPPQSAILGMHNIIQRPVAVDGQVVIRPMMYVAMSYDHRIIDGKESVGFLVAVKEAIDNPVEFLMDGDERKALEL from the coding sequence ATGTCAATATTAGAAATGAAAGTTCCTTCACCGGGAGAATCTATCACAGAAGTAGAAATTGCGACTTGGTTAGTACAAGACGGTGATTACGTAGAAAAAGATCAGCCAATTGCAGAAGTAGATTCTGATAAGGCAACTTTGGAACTTCCTGCTGAGCAAAGTGGAATCATCACTTTGAAGGCTGAAGAAGGTGAAGTGGTTCAGGTTGGCCAAGTGGTTTGCCTTATTGATATGGATGCTGCAAAACCAGAAGGTAGCGCTGCGCCAGCTGCAGAGAAACCAAAAGAAGAGCCTAAAGCGGAAGAGAAAAAAGAAGAACCAGCACCAACTCCAAAAGCTGAGGCTCCAAAAACTGAAACTTACGCTGCTCAAACGCCTTCTCCTGCTGCTAAGAAGATTCTTGACGAAAAAGGAATTGCTCCAAGTCAGGTAAGTGGTTCTGGCAGAGATGGCAGAATTACAAAAGATGACGCTGTGACTGCTTCGGTTCCTGCAATGGGAAGTGCAAGTGGTGGAAACAGAGGAACATCGACTACAAAACTTTCAGTTCTTAGAAGAAAGATCGCTGCAAGATTAGTTTCAGTGAAAAATGAAACTGCAATGTTGACGACTTTCAACGAGGTTGATATGTCTGAGATCTTCAGAATCAGAAAACAATATAAAGAAGAATTCGCTGCAAAACACGGGATTGGTCTTGGATTTATGTCTTTCTTCACGAAAGCAGTAACCAGAGCTTTGAAGCTTTATCCAGATGTGAACGCATCTATTGACGGCGATTTCAAAACCAACTATGATTTCGCAGATATTTCTATCGCGGTTTCAGGACCGAAAGGTTTGATGGTGCCAGTTCTTAGAAATGCAGAAAATATGTCTCTAAGAGGCGTTGAAGCTAACATCAAAGATCTTGCTCTAAAAGTAAGAGATGGAAAAATCACAGTTGATGAGATGACTGGTGGAACATTCACTATCACAAACGGTGGAACTTTTGGATCGATGTTATCTACGCCGATCATCAACCCGCCACAATCTGCGATCTTGGGAATGCACAACATCATCCAAAGACCAGTTGCTGTTGACGGACAAGTTGTGATCAGACCAATGATGTACGTTGCAATGTCTTATGACCACAGGATCATCGACGGAAAAGAATCCGTAGGTTTCTTGGTTGCTGTGAAAGAAGCAATCGACAATCCAGTAGAATTCCTAATGGATGGTGACGAAAGAAAAGCTTTGGAATTGTAA